A part of Sander vitreus isolate 19-12246 chromosome 8, sanVit1, whole genome shotgun sequence genomic DNA contains:
- the dapk2b gene encoding death-associated protein kinase 3 isoform X1 gives MMIVDTDWAACHSHPGISVWPVIICVLSLCLLQQCLIMQRDYVALNNLQSGQFAIVKRCIEKSTGVEYAAKFIKKRQSRASRRGVRREEIEREVDILQQLQHNNIVELHDVYENRTDVVLILELVSGGELFDFLAQKESLSEEEATRFIKQILDGVQYLHSKRIAHFDLKPENIMLLDRNVPLPRIKLIDFGLAHKIEAGADFKNIFGTPEFVAPEIVNYEQLGLEADMWSIGVITYILLSGASPFLGDTKQETLGNISGVNYEFDEELFSNTSELAKSFISQLLEKDTRKRMTIQDALNHHWITSCGHMEEDSAAREAEKKAEQLKTKRLKEYTIQSHSSMPQNNTYANFERFAHVVEDVSLMETGLSEVAEARHTLQVDIEALLSIYNDKEAWYKEESETARKQLSQVRYEFRKVEATRRLLQEDIKSIDASLESISGKYSQRQSQLDTLRQELNSELQWLQDVMNSLHPEGANGSMHSSSLNTDVRLALKELLHPACRMELCPKAKQPLTESG, from the exons ATGATGATAGTGGACACAGACTGGGCAGCCTGTCACAGCCACCCCGGAATCTCTGTGTGGCCAGTTATTATCtgtgtcctctctctgtgtcttcttCAACAATGTCTAATAATGCAACGTGACTATGTTGCATTGAATAATTTGCAAAG TGGGCAGTTTGCTATTGTGAAACGCTGTATAGAGAAGAGTACAGGCGTTGAATATGCAGCCAAGTTCATCAAGAAGCGCCAGAGTCGGGCCAGCAGACGTGGTGTAAGAAGAGAGGAGATTGAGAGGGAAGTGGACATCCTTCAGCAGCTCCAGCACAACAACATTGTAGAGCTGCATGACGTGTATGAGAACCGCACAGACGTGGTGCTCATCCTCGAACT ggtGTCTGGAGGAGAGCTGTTTGATTTCTTGGCTCAGAAGGAGTCTCTCAGTGAAGAGGAGGCCACTCGGTTTATCAAACAGATCCTAGATGGAGTCCAGTACCTCCACTCCAAGAGGATTGCACATTTTGATCTGAAG CCTGAAAACATAATGCTGCTGGACAGGAATGTTCCTCTACCCCGCATCAAACTCATAGACTTTGGACTTGCACACAAAATAGAAGCTGGGGCagatttcaaaaacatttttggaaCCCCTGAATTTGTTG CTCCAGAGATAGTCAACTATGAGCAACTGGGATTGGAGGCAGACATGTG GAGCATTGGAGTCATcacatatatact TTTGAGCGGCGCGTCACCTTTCCTCGGGGACACGAAGCAGGAAACGCTGGGAAACATCTCGGGGGTGAACTACGAGTTTGACGAAGAGCTCTTTAGCAATACAAGCGAGCTGGCCAAGAGCTTCATTAGTCAGCTCCTGGAGAAGGACACAAG AAAACGGATGACCATACAAGACGCCCTCAACCATCACTGGATTACG TCCTGTGGCCACATGGAAGAGGATAGCGCTGCCCGTGAGGCTGAGAAGAAAGCAGAGCAGCTGAAGACGAAGCGTCTAAAGGAGTACACCATCCAGTCCCACTCCAGCATGCCCCAGAACAACACGTATGCCAACTTTGAGCGTTTTGCCCATGTGGTGGAGGACGTCAGTCTGATGGAAACGGGTCTGTCAGAGGTGGCAGAGGCCCGACACACTCTGCAGGTTGATATAGAAGCACTGCTCTCCATCTACAATGACAAGGAGGCCTGGTACAAAGAGGAGAGTGAGACTGCAAGGAAGCAGCTGTCCCAGGTCCGGTACGAGTTCCGCAAAGTTGAGGCCACGAGGAGGCTGCTGCAGGAGGACATTAAGTCTATAGATGCCAGTCTGGAGAGCATCAGTGGGAAGTACAGCCAGAGGCAGAGTCAGCTGGACACTCTGAGGCAGGAGCTGAACTCTGAGCTGCAGTGGCTGCAGGACGTGATGAACTCTCTGCATCCAGAAGGAGCCAACGGCAGCATGCACAGCAGCAGTCTGAATACAGACGTAAGGCTGGCTCTGAAGGAGCTGCTGCATCCGGCCTGCAGGATGGAACTGTGCCCCAAGGCCAAACAGCCACTCACAGAGTCTGGCTAA
- the dapk2b gene encoding death-associated protein kinase 2 isoform X4, with protein MKTPGMAVFKQHNVDDFYEIGEELGSGQFAIVKRCIEKSTGVEYAAKFIKKRQSRASRRGVRREEIEREVDILQQLQHNNIVELHDVYENRTDVVLILELVSGGELFDFLAQKESLSEEEATRFIKQILDGVQYLHSKRIAHFDLKPENIMLLDRNVPLPRIKLIDFGLAHKIEAGADFKNIFGTPEFVAPEIVNYEQLGLEADMWSIGVITYILLSGASPFLGDTKQETLGNISGVNYEFDEELFSNTSELAKSFISQLLEKDTRKRMTIQDALNHHWITPLNPRQAMVKRLSVVNLENFKRQYARRRWKLSFRIVALCNHLTRIMKKGNKLPEEDGRDCESDQEEEILNRRQRSRKRSNTS; from the exons TGGGCAGTTTGCTATTGTGAAACGCTGTATAGAGAAGAGTACAGGCGTTGAATATGCAGCCAAGTTCATCAAGAAGCGCCAGAGTCGGGCCAGCAGACGTGGTGTAAGAAGAGAGGAGATTGAGAGGGAAGTGGACATCCTTCAGCAGCTCCAGCACAACAACATTGTAGAGCTGCATGACGTGTATGAGAACCGCACAGACGTGGTGCTCATCCTCGAACT ggtGTCTGGAGGAGAGCTGTTTGATTTCTTGGCTCAGAAGGAGTCTCTCAGTGAAGAGGAGGCCACTCGGTTTATCAAACAGATCCTAGATGGAGTCCAGTACCTCCACTCCAAGAGGATTGCACATTTTGATCTGAAG CCTGAAAACATAATGCTGCTGGACAGGAATGTTCCTCTACCCCGCATCAAACTCATAGACTTTGGACTTGCACACAAAATAGAAGCTGGGGCagatttcaaaaacatttttggaaCCCCTGAATTTGTTG CTCCAGAGATAGTCAACTATGAGCAACTGGGATTGGAGGCAGACATGTG GAGCATTGGAGTCATcacatatatact TTTGAGCGGCGCGTCACCTTTCCTCGGGGACACGAAGCAGGAAACGCTGGGAAACATCTCGGGGGTGAACTACGAGTTTGACGAAGAGCTCTTTAGCAATACAAGCGAGCTGGCCAAGAGCTTCATTAGTCAGCTCCTGGAGAAGGACACAAG AAAACGGATGACCATACAAGACGCCCTCAACCATCACTGGATTACG CCTCTGAATCCCAGACAGGCCATGGTGAAGAGGTTGTCTGTGGTCAACTTGGAGAACTTTAAGAGACAATATGCCAGACGCAGGTGGAAG CTGTCATTCAGAATTGTGGCTCTGTGCAACCATTTAACTCGAATCATGAAGAAGGGCAACAAGCTGCCTGAGGAGGACGGG AGAGACTGTGAAAGCGACCAAGAAGAAGAAATCCTGAATAGGAGGCAGAGGAGCAGAAAGAGAAGTAACACTTCCTGA
- the dapk2b gene encoding death-associated protein kinase 2 isoform X3: MMIVDTDWAACHSHPGISVWPVIICVLSLCLLQQCLIMQRDYVALNNLQSGQFAIVKRCIEKSTGVEYAAKFIKKRQSRASRRGVRREEIEREVDILQQLQHNNIVELHDVYENRTDVVLILELVSGGELFDFLAQKESLSEEEATRFIKQILDGVQYLHSKRIAHFDLKPENIMLLDRNVPLPRIKLIDFGLAHKIEAGADFKNIFGTPEFVAPEIVNYEQLGLEADMWSIGVITYILLSGASPFLGDTKQETLGNISGVNYEFDEELFSNTSELAKSFISQLLEKDTRKRMTIQDALNHHWITPLNPRQAMVKRLSVVNLENFKRQYARRRWKLSFRIVALCNHLTRIMKKGNKLPEEDGRDCESDQEEEILNRRQRSRKRSNTS; this comes from the exons ATGATGATAGTGGACACAGACTGGGCAGCCTGTCACAGCCACCCCGGAATCTCTGTGTGGCCAGTTATTATCtgtgtcctctctctgtgtcttcttCAACAATGTCTAATAATGCAACGTGACTATGTTGCATTGAATAATTTGCAAAG TGGGCAGTTTGCTATTGTGAAACGCTGTATAGAGAAGAGTACAGGCGTTGAATATGCAGCCAAGTTCATCAAGAAGCGCCAGAGTCGGGCCAGCAGACGTGGTGTAAGAAGAGAGGAGATTGAGAGGGAAGTGGACATCCTTCAGCAGCTCCAGCACAACAACATTGTAGAGCTGCATGACGTGTATGAGAACCGCACAGACGTGGTGCTCATCCTCGAACT ggtGTCTGGAGGAGAGCTGTTTGATTTCTTGGCTCAGAAGGAGTCTCTCAGTGAAGAGGAGGCCACTCGGTTTATCAAACAGATCCTAGATGGAGTCCAGTACCTCCACTCCAAGAGGATTGCACATTTTGATCTGAAG CCTGAAAACATAATGCTGCTGGACAGGAATGTTCCTCTACCCCGCATCAAACTCATAGACTTTGGACTTGCACACAAAATAGAAGCTGGGGCagatttcaaaaacatttttggaaCCCCTGAATTTGTTG CTCCAGAGATAGTCAACTATGAGCAACTGGGATTGGAGGCAGACATGTG GAGCATTGGAGTCATcacatatatact TTTGAGCGGCGCGTCACCTTTCCTCGGGGACACGAAGCAGGAAACGCTGGGAAACATCTCGGGGGTGAACTACGAGTTTGACGAAGAGCTCTTTAGCAATACAAGCGAGCTGGCCAAGAGCTTCATTAGTCAGCTCCTGGAGAAGGACACAAG AAAACGGATGACCATACAAGACGCCCTCAACCATCACTGGATTACG CCTCTGAATCCCAGACAGGCCATGGTGAAGAGGTTGTCTGTGGTCAACTTGGAGAACTTTAAGAGACAATATGCCAGACGCAGGTGGAAG CTGTCATTCAGAATTGTGGCTCTGTGCAACCATTTAACTCGAATCATGAAGAAGGGCAACAAGCTGCCTGAGGAGGACGGG AGAGACTGTGAAAGCGACCAAGAAGAAGAAATCCTGAATAGGAGGCAGAGGAGCAGAAAGAGAAGTAACACTTCCTGA
- the dapk2b gene encoding death-associated protein kinase 3 isoform X2: protein MKTPGMAVFKQHNVDDFYEIGEELGSGQFAIVKRCIEKSTGVEYAAKFIKKRQSRASRRGVRREEIEREVDILQQLQHNNIVELHDVYENRTDVVLILELVSGGELFDFLAQKESLSEEEATRFIKQILDGVQYLHSKRIAHFDLKPENIMLLDRNVPLPRIKLIDFGLAHKIEAGADFKNIFGTPEFVAPEIVNYEQLGLEADMWSIGVITYILLSGASPFLGDTKQETLGNISGVNYEFDEELFSNTSELAKSFISQLLEKDTRKRMTIQDALNHHWITSCGHMEEDSAAREAEKKAEQLKTKRLKEYTIQSHSSMPQNNTYANFERFAHVVEDVSLMETGLSEVAEARHTLQVDIEALLSIYNDKEAWYKEESETARKQLSQVRYEFRKVEATRRLLQEDIKSIDASLESISGKYSQRQSQLDTLRQELNSELQWLQDVMNSLHPEGANGSMHSSSLNTDVRLALKELLHPACRMELCPKAKQPLTESG, encoded by the exons TGGGCAGTTTGCTATTGTGAAACGCTGTATAGAGAAGAGTACAGGCGTTGAATATGCAGCCAAGTTCATCAAGAAGCGCCAGAGTCGGGCCAGCAGACGTGGTGTAAGAAGAGAGGAGATTGAGAGGGAAGTGGACATCCTTCAGCAGCTCCAGCACAACAACATTGTAGAGCTGCATGACGTGTATGAGAACCGCACAGACGTGGTGCTCATCCTCGAACT ggtGTCTGGAGGAGAGCTGTTTGATTTCTTGGCTCAGAAGGAGTCTCTCAGTGAAGAGGAGGCCACTCGGTTTATCAAACAGATCCTAGATGGAGTCCAGTACCTCCACTCCAAGAGGATTGCACATTTTGATCTGAAG CCTGAAAACATAATGCTGCTGGACAGGAATGTTCCTCTACCCCGCATCAAACTCATAGACTTTGGACTTGCACACAAAATAGAAGCTGGGGCagatttcaaaaacatttttggaaCCCCTGAATTTGTTG CTCCAGAGATAGTCAACTATGAGCAACTGGGATTGGAGGCAGACATGTG GAGCATTGGAGTCATcacatatatact TTTGAGCGGCGCGTCACCTTTCCTCGGGGACACGAAGCAGGAAACGCTGGGAAACATCTCGGGGGTGAACTACGAGTTTGACGAAGAGCTCTTTAGCAATACAAGCGAGCTGGCCAAGAGCTTCATTAGTCAGCTCCTGGAGAAGGACACAAG AAAACGGATGACCATACAAGACGCCCTCAACCATCACTGGATTACG TCCTGTGGCCACATGGAAGAGGATAGCGCTGCCCGTGAGGCTGAGAAGAAAGCAGAGCAGCTGAAGACGAAGCGTCTAAAGGAGTACACCATCCAGTCCCACTCCAGCATGCCCCAGAACAACACGTATGCCAACTTTGAGCGTTTTGCCCATGTGGTGGAGGACGTCAGTCTGATGGAAACGGGTCTGTCAGAGGTGGCAGAGGCCCGACACACTCTGCAGGTTGATATAGAAGCACTGCTCTCCATCTACAATGACAAGGAGGCCTGGTACAAAGAGGAGAGTGAGACTGCAAGGAAGCAGCTGTCCCAGGTCCGGTACGAGTTCCGCAAAGTTGAGGCCACGAGGAGGCTGCTGCAGGAGGACATTAAGTCTATAGATGCCAGTCTGGAGAGCATCAGTGGGAAGTACAGCCAGAGGCAGAGTCAGCTGGACACTCTGAGGCAGGAGCTGAACTCTGAGCTGCAGTGGCTGCAGGACGTGATGAACTCTCTGCATCCAGAAGGAGCCAACGGCAGCATGCACAGCAGCAGTCTGAATACAGACGTAAGGCTGGCTCTGAAGGAGCTGCTGCATCCGGCCTGCAGGATGGAACTGTGCCCCAAGGCCAAACAGCCACTCACAGAGTCTGGCTAA